From Candidatus Manganitrophus morganii, the proteins below share one genomic window:
- a CDS encoding thiazole synthase, translated as MPIDRPLVVGNHEFRSRLIVGTGKYASFEETKKAIEASGADCVTVAVRRVNIIDRSQENLLDYIDPKVYKILPNTAGCYTAEEAVRTARLARSAGISDMVKLEVIGDPKTLFPDNEALLEATRILVKEGFTVLPYTNDDPIMAKKLQDAGAAVVMPLAAPIGSGLGVRNPYNIRIILETISVPIIVDAGVGTASDAAIAMELGCDGVLMNTAIAGAENPIQMAEAMNYAVRAGRLAYLAGRIPKKLYAQASSPVEGMIE; from the coding sequence ATGCCGATAGACCGACCTTTGGTCGTGGGAAATCACGAGTTCCGATCCCGTCTAATCGTGGGGACCGGGAAATATGCCTCTTTTGAAGAGACCAAAAAAGCGATCGAGGCATCGGGAGCCGATTGTGTGACCGTCGCGGTGCGGCGTGTCAATATCATCGACCGTTCCCAGGAAAATCTGCTCGATTACATCGATCCGAAGGTCTATAAAATCCTTCCCAATACGGCGGGCTGTTATACGGCCGAGGAAGCGGTTCGGACGGCGCGGCTGGCGCGTTCGGCCGGGATCTCCGACATGGTCAAATTGGAAGTGATCGGCGACCCGAAGACCCTTTTCCCCGACAACGAGGCGCTCCTGGAGGCGACCCGAATTCTCGTGAAGGAGGGGTTCACCGTCCTTCCTTACACAAACGACGATCCGATTATGGCGAAGAAACTTCAGGATGCGGGAGCGGCGGTGGTCATGCCGCTGGCGGCTCCCATCGGATCGGGTTTGGGGGTCCGGAACCCTTACAATATCAGAATCATCTTGGAAACGATCTCCGTCCCAATCATTGTGGATGCAGGCGTCGGAACCGCTTCGGATGCCGCAATTGCGATGGAACTGGGCTGCGACGGCGTTTTGATGAACACGGCGATCGCCGGCGCGGAGAATCCGATCCAAATGGCTGAAGCGATGAATTACGCTGTTCGTGCCGGACGACTCGCCTATCTGGCAGGGAGAATTCCGAAGAAACTCTATGCTCAAGCGAGCAGCCCTGTTGAAGGGATGATCGAGTAA
- the thiS gene encoding sulfur carrier protein ThiS — MQVVVNGTRQDVPPGMNLSQLLDQLKVQPERVAVEVNLKIIHRQRYNQVPLNEGDQIEIIGFVGGGSSCR, encoded by the coding sequence ATGCAGGTAGTTGTCAACGGAACCCGGCAAGACGTCCCGCCGGGCATGAATCTTTCCCAGCTCCTTGATCAACTCAAGGTACAGCCGGAGCGTGTTGCAGTCGAAGTAAATTTGAAGATCATTCATCGTCAGCGGTACAATCAGGTCCCATTAAATGAAGGAGACCAGATTGAGATCATCGGTTTTGTGGGAGGGGGAAGTTCATGCCGATAG
- a CDS encoding response regulator — protein sequence MKQRKPEGAILIGEDHPDTLQILKVVLESEGYRVDTALDSETVLTKATRNKPMLILLDMRLPNIGGVEVCRRLKQDLSTAHIPVVIVTAKSDHEARAGAVAAGADAYVLKPFDPADLVERVNKIFDRIALAPLPQST from the coding sequence ATGAAACAGAGGAAACCGGAAGGAGCAATCCTCATCGGAGAGGATCACCCTGATACCCTCCAGATCTTAAAAGTGGTTCTTGAGTCGGAGGGATACCGGGTCGACACCGCTCTTGACAGTGAAACCGTTTTAACGAAAGCGACCCGCAATAAGCCGATGCTCATTCTGCTCGATATGAGGTTGCCTAACATCGGCGGCGTGGAGGTTTGTCGTCGGCTGAAACAAGATCTTTCTACCGCTCATATCCCTGTGGTTATTGTCACGGCGAAATCGGACCACGAAGCGAGGGCAGGGGCTGTGGCGGCGGGAGCGGATGCATACGTGCTGAAGCCGTTTGATCCAGCCGACCTTGTCGAAAGGGTGAATAAGATCTTCGACCGGATCGCTCTTGCTCCGCTGCCTCAATCGACTTAA